The DNA sequence GAAGACAGTGAAGGAGAGGAGGCTGATGTGGGCTGCGCTCTTTCAGCCAATGTGTGTGAACAATCCGCTTGAGTAGTTGAGGTCAAGTCAGCCTAGTTGTGTATTGATAACTCTCCCCCGCCCCATTCAGCTTGGTGTCACAGGCGATGTGATGAATGTAAAGAAGAAGGACCTCCACCCTCGAGACATTGATGCCTTTTGGCTCCAACGACAGCTCAGTCGCTTTTATGATGATGCTATCGTGTCTCAGAAGAAAGCTGACGAGGTCTTAGAAATCCTCAAGGTCTGTTAACTGTCTTGTTCTTTGTGGTATcacattgtgttgttgtttttcttatgaACTGAGTTTGTCTCTTCCCCAGACTGCCAGTGACGATAGAGAGTGTGAAAACCAGCTTGTCTTGCTTCTTGGCTTTAACACCTTTGACTTCATCAAAATCCTTCGACAACATCGTCGCATGAGTAAGTGCATGTTGGCTAAGGGTTACTCTGGCATGGGACAAGAAGAATTGCTCTCAAGACCCTTTGTGACATAGTTGACACTAAAATTTGTAAATTGTCTTGTGAGTCAAATTTttagtttgcatgtttttcGCAATCCACAGTTCAGTATTGTACAATGCTGGCAAGTGCTCAAAGTGAGGCAGAAAAAGAACGGATCATTGGAAAGATGGAGTCTGATCAAGAACTGTCAAAGATACTGTACCAGCTGCAAGAGACGGAGAAGGAGGATATTATTCGGGTAAGGTGTATGTCTTGGAATGTATTAGTATGCAATTattcttcatttttaaatcatagtTTGTTGgattttatatacttttttttaggaGGAGCGATCTCGTAGGGAGAGGGTAAGGAAGTCCCGCGTAGATGACATGGAAGCAATGGACACAGGCCACGGAGAGGTAAATATGCAATCGGGTTGATATAGTTGCAACATAGCATGTTGACATGTACATGTTGTCACTGTTAGCTAGACAAACACCTGTAAGAAAATTATGCACAGGCCACTTAAGCTGGTATCTGTACCTGCCTCAAAATGCCATCAATGCATGCAGAGTTCATATGGCAGATGATGATTTATGTCTGTCAGTAaattctaattttaaaaacactgcCCTTTCCCCATCCTTTTGGAACTTTTCACTGAACCCGTAGTAATTATCATTACTGAGGTATCTGCCAAAATTATCGATTTTTTCCCATATCATGTGTTTAAGTTGGGAAAGTTGTGTATGATGTCCATCCTTGTCCTAAACAGGCGGTTACCCCACGACAACTGTTGGACCTTGAAGACTTAACCTTCACTCAGGGAAGCCATTTCATGGCCAACAAGCGCTGCCAGCTGCCAGATGGGTCTTTCCGCAAGCAAAGGAAAGGTTATGAAGAAGTGCATGTACCCGCACTCAAACCTAAGCCCTTTTCTGATGATGAGGTTTGTTTTTTGCCTGCTCCAGATTAACTGTATTGCTACTGAAGCTATTATGTAACGCACTGGAAAaattgatggatttttttgaatgcacatttttattattactgcgTCATCAGGTGCTTGTTTCAATTGAAAAGCTGCCAAAGTATGCACAAGCTGGCTTTGAAGGTTTCAAAAACCTAAACCGTATCCAGAGCAAGCTGTTTAAACCCGCCATGGAGACTGATGAGAACCTGCTTGTGTGCGCGCCAACGGTAGGTTGACTGAATGAACCACTGATGGGATTCATTGGATTTTCCACCCCAGAGATTCTTTCACATCCGCTTCATCTATGAATTAATTTTGATATGTGTGTGCAGGGAGCTGGTAAGACAAATGTTGCCCTGATGGCAATGCTTAGGGAAATAGGAAAGCACATAAACATGGATGGGACCATAAATGTGGATGACTTCAAAATAATCTACATTGCACCCATGCGTTCGCTAGTACAGGAGATGGTGGGAAGCTTTAGCAAGGTAAGTCTCACCACGTAATACCTCACCACGTTCCAACGTGTAACATATCCCCCccctttgaaaatgttttttagaattatttttaaaaactttttgtacTCTTCCAGCGTTTGGCAAGCTATGGAATCATAGTGTCTGAGCTGACAGGAGACCATCAACTTTGCAAGGAGGAGATCAATGCTACTCAGATTATTGTCTGCACTCCTGAAAAATGGGATATCATTACTCGTAAAGGTGGCGAGCGTACCTACACTCAACTAGTGCGCCTCATCATTATTGTAAGTGGcagttgtgtgtgttgtttttggacTCTGTGGTGTAGAAAATGTTTGACATAACTAATCTGATGTGAATGCTTATGCAGGATGAAATCCACCTGCTGCACGATGACCGTGGGCCCGTGTTGGAGTCTCTGGTGGCGAGGACCATCCGCAACGTGGAGCTGACTCAGGAAGATGTGCGCCTGCTTGGTCTCAGTGCCACGCTCCCCAACTACGAGGACGTGGCCACCTGCCTGCGTGTTGATCCTGCAAAGGGACTCTTCTACTTTGACAACAGgtaaatgttaaatattaaacTAGAACCTTTTTGTGGGTAGATGAAATGTGGTACAAATAGTGACACTTGTCACATTTGCTCTCCAGTTTCCGACCAGTTCCTTTGGAGCAGACATATGTTGGCATCACAGAGAAGAAAGCTATAAAACGTTTCCAGATCATGAATGAAATTGTCTATGAGAAGATAATGGAGCATGCTGGGAAGAACCAGGTATGTCTTGTATTACGTTGCATTTGAGATAAAGACTCTACCCCCAGTTCGTTCTGCTATTTCCACTTGCTCCCTGCTGAAATTAACAGTAGTATTATAAATTACTACAAACCACCATCAAACACAAATCACCTGTTAGCCATTTGTTTTAGGGGAATGTtgtaatgtatgtttaaaacGATCTTTTGCCTGTTTTAGAATGAGgatttttgtatattatagATTCATCTATTAATCGAGGCAATTACTGTACTTACTAAACATTTTCGGGAAAGTTTTCAAAGACACTATTTTTGCAATTTGCAGCATGGCTCAGGTTTTATTGTCCTGGTTTACTGTACCGTGATGGTAAATTACATTTAGATGGTCTTAACTTCTATTTGTTTCTGCCAGGTGCTCGTATTTGTTCACTCCAGGAAAGAGACCGGAAAGACAGCCAGGGCCATTAGAGACATGTGTTTGGAAAAGGACACGCTGGGTCTTTTTCTTCGAGAGGGCTCAGCCTCCACTGAAGTGTTGCGCACTGAAGCAGAACAATGCAAGGTAACAAgtacaaagaaaataatataaaattcaggggtgtcagacgattaacatttttaatcataattaatcgcattactcaAATAagataactcacaattaattttatatctgttctaaatgtacccccaaaaatgtacaatatgttgtatatgtataggttttcatactttcgttaacataaaagtggggggaaaaatgttaaactaatagaaatatggctgcatattttagtcattgatacagtaatttcataataattcataaaattgagttaaaattaaaaaggtgtcctgtactgtactgtaaaaaacgagtgtgatattgatttgtgttgaggttatttttatgccactagatggcataattgcattcgtAAGATGTTGGAGaccgctcagtgcatttttcttttcatattaagagctatctaatctttaacatgaagtaacttgtgaaattctgcacatttttaaaattgttaaatacagCTTGACTGCAGGctccacaaataaatgcattattattaaatttactactgcaaaattttgacgtggacctgtctgctgcattgcgactggaattgccccagtacaggctttccaagtaaggagcggtcattaattgcgcttaaaaaaattgtggcgttaaaggaactttaaattaacgcactaattttaacacccctaataaaattAGCTCccattgactttaaaaaaaatttttaaacacttttctgGATTTGCCTTTCATAGAACCTTGAGCTGAAGGATTTGTTGCCTTATGGCTTTGCAATCCACCACGCTGGAATGACCAGAGTGGATCGTACGCTGGTGGAAGATCTGTTTGCCGATAGGCACATTCAGGTTCTGGTGTCCACGGCAACCTTGGCTTGGGGTGTCAACCTGCCAGCACACACAGTCATCATCAAAGGTACACAGGTGTACAGCCCTGAGAAAGGAAGATGGACCGAGCTCGGTGCCCTGGACATTTTGCAGGTTAGTGTCGATCATACAAACCAATTAGGCTGCCTGACTGACGAATGACATTATTGATTATAACCCAATTGTAGATGCTTGGTCGATCTGGCCGTCCTCAGTATGACACCAAGGGCGAAGGAATCTTGATCACATCTCATGGAGAGCTGCAATATTACCTGTCCCTGCTCAACCAGCAGCTGCCCATAGAGAGTCAGATGGTGGGCAAACTTCCTGACATGCTTAATGCAGAGATTGTGCTGGGAAATGTTCAGACTGTGAAAGTAAGTTTCTGCCACGTACAGATCGCCCATCAACATTAGTATTGGAGCAATCATTGAAGGTTGGAATCATTTTTGGGACTATATTTTAGGATGCGGTGAACTGGCTGGGTTACACCTACCTGTACGTGCGCATGCTTCGCAACCCAACACTGTATGGCGTCTCCCACGATGACCGCTCCACAGATCCCCTGCTGGAGCGGCGCCGGACTGACCTGGTGCACACAGCTGCCAATGTACTAGACAAGAACAGCCTCGTCAAATATGACAAGAGGACTGGCAGTTTCcaggtgtgtgtttttattatcctttttttcccccgtaggCTGCTTCTAATTGGTCTCTTTATCTCTTTGAAGGTGACTGATCTGGGCCGCATTGCCAGTCACTTCTACATTACACATGACTCGGTTCAAACTTACAACCAGTTGCTCAAACCGACCCTCAGTGAGATTGAGCTCTTCCGTGTCTTTTCACTGTCTTCCGAGTTCAAGAACATCACAGTAAGAGAGGTATGATGGACTCCGGACAAGTCTAGTCAGTGTTGTCTGATCATAACAAAATAGCATGCATAGATGCTTAAAATACTGTGGGTTTATTTTTAGGAAGAGAAGTTGGAACTTCAGAAGCTGCTGGAGAGAGTTCCCATTCCAGTAAAGGAAAGCATTGAGGAGCCCAGTGCCAAGGTGGCTGTCAAAGTTGCACCTATACATTGACCTTAGCCAGCCAGACCTGACAAAATCTAGACATGGGCTTGAATGTCCAAAAGGCAGACTGCATCCCATTTtgcaaaacaaattcaaattgtattttttaaatgaattaattattttttttctttacgtcTTGTCTGTTTTCACAGATCAACGTGCTGCTTCAGGCGTTCATCTCTCAGCTAAAACTGGAAGGCTTTGCCCTCATGGCAGACATGGTGTATGTAACACAggtacagtgtatatatacatactgttaCATCCTTATTTAATGATGATCTTATGTGTACCCTAGTAATGTTTCCCCAAGTAAATATGACATCATACAGCCAATGCTTTTTCCAAAACAAGTCTGGTCACATCCTCTTGCAGAGTGCTGGAAGGCTGATGCGAGCTATTTTCGAGATTGTTCTGAACAGAGGCTGGGCTCAACTCTCAGACAAAACCATGAATCTCTGCAAAATGATTGACAAGAGAATGTAAGTCTGTCATCGAAAtcttaaatagatttttgtgtTGAGTTTGCAAAGGATGctattttgtgtgtggtttCTTTCAGGTGGCAGTCAATGTCCCCACTGCGACAATTTAAGAAGTTGCCAGAAGAAGTCATCAAGAAGATTGAGAAGAAAAACTTTCCCTTTGAGCGTCTCTATGACCTCAACCACAATGAGATTGGTGGGTTTCCCTCCTTCCACATTCTCGAAATTCCATCTACAATCAGAATTGGAGTAAACCATGTTTTTCCTTGTTTCAGGGGAGCTGATTCGAATGCCAAAAATGGGGAAGACCATCCACAAATATGTTCACCAGTTCCCCAAACTGGACCTCGCTGTCCATTTGCAGCCCATCACCCGCTCCACACTCAAAGTGGAGCTCACCATCACTCCTGACTTTCAGTGGGATGACAAGGTCACTAATTAAATGCCATTAGCAGCAAATAATGTGCACTTGGCTGATGATGTTTCTATGTGGCATGTTTTAGATTCACGGTTCATCAGAGGCTTTCTGGATTCTGGTGGAGGACGTTGACAGTGAGGTCATCCTCCACCACGAGTACTTCCTGCTTAAAGCCAAGTACGCCCAGGATGAGCACCTTGTGACCTTCTTTGTCCCTGTATTTGAGCCTCTGCCTCCACAGTACTTCATTCGTGTGGTTTCTGATCGCTGGCTCTGTAAGTTTAATAGACTCCACTTTGTGTTGACATGGTAAACATTTCAAGTAACCTCTTAAATTAATATTGTTCTGATTGTTTCAGCGTGTGAGACCCAGCTTCCAGTGTCGTTCCGCCACCTTATCCTCCCTGAGAAGTACCCCCCGCCCACAGAGTTGCTTGATCTGCAGCCGCTTCCCGTCACTGCTCTTAGGAACTCTGCCTTTGAGGCCCTCTACCAAAACAAGTTCCCCTTCTTCAACCCAATTCAAACACAAGGTACAAAAAGCAGGACGATACTGACTCTACTGCACTGAATCaaagtgaacatttttgttttgaatttcattttgtGTCCCTCCAGTGTTCAATGCAGTATACAACAGTGATGACAATGTGTTTGTGGGAGCCCCCACTGGCAGCGGAAAGACAATCTGTGCTGAGTTTGCTATTCTCAGGATGCTGCTTCACAACGCAGAAGGTCGCTGTGTCTACATCACCCCCATGGAGGCACTTGCAGAACAGGTATGATGTCATTTGGAGGTAGGGTTGGCTAGTCAATTGTATTGATTAATTTAAGTTAACATGACGGGTtgattttattatgatttttttaaatcttttttttagccTGTTTCATAGTTCAAAGGAAGCCCACGGTGACGTGCACGGGTTAAACTAATAATATGGCTCTGAACAGAGGCACTTAATTACAAAACTATGGTCAGACTTCCCAACTTAGCAATTTTATAGTTCCCTTTAGCATCTTTTaatgagtttttgttgttgaaaaaagacatttttgtaaagagaaaaaaaatctctttttttttttcaaccaactTGAAGGCCAAAGAGTTGTTTCAAAATGAAGTCTTACATCTTCCCCTGGTTAGGTATTTGTCGACTGGCACCAAAAGTTCCAGGACTACCTGAACAAGAAAGTGGTGTTGCTAACAGGAGAAACAAGCACAGATCTGAAACTGTTAGGCAAAGGAGACATTATTGTCAGCACCCCTGATAAATGGGACATCCTGTCTCGTCGTTGGAAGCAGAGGAAGAATGTCCAAAACGTCAGTCTTTTTATTGTGGATGAGACGCATCTCATTGGAGGAGAAAATGGGGTAAGAATAAAATCGTAAAATAAAGCGCCGTGTTTTAATAGGACATTGGTCATGATTATGAGTCTTTGTTTTTCACCAGCCTGTGCTGGAGGTCATCTGCTCAAGGATGAGGTACATCTCCTCTCAGATCGAGCGACCCATACGCATCGTGGCGCTCAGCTCGTCTCTGTCCAACGCCAAAGACGTGGCTCACTGGCTGGGTTGCAGCACCACGGCCACATTCAACTTCCACCCCAACGTCAGGCCGGTGCCTCTCGAGCTGCACATCCAGGTGTGGAAACATCTGTGCGCTTTGCCCAGCCTCTGCTTAAGTTTCAAGCAGGAAGTAACAAGTTAATTGCACCACTCTGAAGTCTTCCTTCTGGTGTTTTAGGGATTCAACGTGAGTCACACTCAGACTCGCCTGCTGTCCATGGCCAAGCCGGTTTATCATGCCATCATGAAGCACTCGCCCTCCAAACCAGCAGTGGTGTTTGTACCGTCCCGTAGGCAGACTCGCCTCACGGCCATCGACATCCTCACGTTTTGTGCTGCTGATGTGGTTCCTCAGAGGTCAGTCTTCATCCTGTTGGTGCCAAATCGCATCACAGCGGAGAGTGGACTTTCTtcttagaattctcactttaaagtcagaattctgatttatattcacagaattctcactttaaagtgagaattgtacTTTACTCTCAGAAATCTCActttaatgtcaaaattttgactttCAAGTGAGAACGCTGACTTTATTCTCcgatttctcactttaaagttagaattctcactCAAgccaaaattctgagattaaagtcaagtcagaatttgactttaaagtgagaaattGTAATTCTGATTtgtattctcagaattctgactggaatctcagaattctaactttaaagtgagaatttgtaCTTTAAGAATGCTAAGAATAAAGTATGAATTCTCACTTGAAAGTTACAATTTTCACTTAAGTCAAATTTCTGAGACTAaagtaaagtcagaattctgagaatagtCAGAATTTTGAGTTAAGTCAgaattaaaatgagaattctgactttaaagtagaATTtgtactttattctcagaattctcactttaaagtcacatttcagattttaaagtgagaattctgactttattctcagaattctttttttctttttaaatggccTTTACAACAGATTTTGAACCACAGTTGGTGCTTCTGTAGCATTTGCCCCTCAATGTCCAGGGGTTCACTATAAATGTTCATCGTCTCTTAGGTTCCTCCATTGCACGGAGAAAGATCTCACGCCTTTCCTGGATAAGATAGCTGACGCAACCCTGAAAGAGACTCTGGCCAACGGTGTTGGCTACCTCCACGAGGGCCTGTCTGCAACCGAACGGAAAATAGTGGAGCAGCTCTTCAACTCTGGTGCGACCACTGATCCTCTGCACT is a window from the Vanacampus margaritifer isolate UIUO_Vmar chromosome 3, RoL_Vmar_1.0, whole genome shotgun sequence genome containing:
- the snrnp200 gene encoding U5 small nuclear ribonucleoprotein 200 kDa helicase — encoded protein: MADVTARSLQYEYKANSNLVLQADRSLIDRTRRDEPTGEVLSLVGKLEGTKMGDKAQRTKPQKLEERRDKRRKRDEDRHDINKMKGFTLLSEGIDEMVGIVYKPKTKETRETYEVLLSFIHAALGDQPRDILCGAADEVLAVLKNDKMRDKERRREVEQLLGPADDTRYHVLVNLGKKITDYGGDKDLQNMDDNIDETYGVNVQFGSDEEEGDEDKYGEVRDEHSDEDSEGEEADVGCALSANLGVTGDVMNVKKKDLHPRDIDAFWLQRQLSRFYDDAIVSQKKADEVLEILKTASDDRECENQLVLLLGFNTFDFIKILRQHRRMIQYCTMLASAQSEAEKERIIGKMESDQELSKILYQLQETEKEDIIREERSRRERVRKSRVDDMEAMDTGHGEAVTPRQLLDLEDLTFTQGSHFMANKRCQLPDGSFRKQRKGYEEVHVPALKPKPFSDDEVLVSIEKLPKYAQAGFEGFKNLNRIQSKLFKPAMETDENLLVCAPTGAGKTNVALMAMLREIGKHINMDGTINVDDFKIIYIAPMRSLVQEMVGSFSKRLASYGIIVSELTGDHQLCKEEINATQIIVCTPEKWDIITRKGGERTYTQLVRLIIIDEIHLLHDDRGPVLESLVARTIRNVELTQEDVRLLGLSATLPNYEDVATCLRVDPAKGLFYFDNSFRPVPLEQTYVGITEKKAIKRFQIMNEIVYEKIMEHAGKNQVLVFVHSRKETGKTARAIRDMCLEKDTLGLFLREGSASTEVLRTEAEQCKNLELKDLLPYGFAIHHAGMTRVDRTLVEDLFADRHIQVLVSTATLAWGVNLPAHTVIIKGTQVYSPEKGRWTELGALDILQMLGRSGRPQYDTKGEGILITSHGELQYYLSLLNQQLPIESQMVGKLPDMLNAEIVLGNVQTVKDAVNWLGYTYLYVRMLRNPTLYGVSHDDRSTDPLLERRRTDLVHTAANVLDKNSLVKYDKRTGSFQVTDLGRIASHFYITHDSVQTYNQLLKPTLSEIELFRVFSLSSEFKNITVREEEKLELQKLLERVPIPVKESIEEPSAKINVLLQAFISQLKLEGFALMADMVYVTQSAGRLMRAIFEIVLNRGWAQLSDKTMNLCKMIDKRMWQSMSPLRQFKKLPEEVIKKIEKKNFPFERLYDLNHNEIGELIRMPKMGKTIHKYVHQFPKLDLAVHLQPITRSTLKVELTITPDFQWDDKIHGSSEAFWILVEDVDSEVILHHEYFLLKAKYAQDEHLVTFFVPVFEPLPPQYFIRVVSDRWLSCETQLPVSFRHLILPEKYPPPTELLDLQPLPVTALRNSAFEALYQNKFPFFNPIQTQVFNAVYNSDDNVFVGAPTGSGKTICAEFAILRMLLHNAEGRCVYITPMEALAEQVFVDWHQKFQDYLNKKVVLLTGETSTDLKLLGKGDIIVSTPDKWDILSRRWKQRKNVQNVSLFIVDETHLIGGENGPVLEVICSRMRYISSQIERPIRIVALSSSLSNAKDVAHWLGCSTTATFNFHPNVRPVPLELHIQGFNVSHTQTRLLSMAKPVYHAIMKHSPSKPAVVFVPSRRQTRLTAIDILTFCAADVVPQRFLHCTEKDLTPFLDKIADATLKETLANGVGYLHEGLSATERKIVEQLFNSGAVQVVVASRSLCWGVNISAHLVIVMDTQYYNGIIHAYVDYPIYDVLQMVGKANRPILDDEGRCVIMCQGSKKDFFKKFLYEPLPVESHLDHCLHDHFNAEIVTKTVENKQDAVDYLTWTFLYRRMTQNPNYYNLQGMSHRHLSDHLSELVEHTLHDLEQSKCISIEDEMDVAPLNLGMIAAYYYINYTTIELFSMSLNAKTKIRGLIEIISNAAEYKSIPIRHHEDTLLRQLAQKVPHKLNNPKFNDPHVKTNLLLQAHLSRMQLSAELQSDTEDILSKAVRLIQACVDVLSSNGWLSPALAAMELAQMVTQAMWSKDSYLKQLPFFTSEHIKRCVDKGVESIFDIMEMEDEDRSALLQLSDAQMADVARFCNRYPNIELSYEVAEKDNIKSGNPVLVQVQLEREEEVTGPVIAPMFPQNREEGWWVVIGDPKSNSLISIKRLTLQQKAKVKLDFVAPAMGVHNYTLYFMSDAYMGCDQEYKFSADVKEADSDADSDSD